One region of Yersinia bercovieri ATCC 43970 genomic DNA includes:
- a CDS encoding ABC transporter permease produces MTYNPNRALFRLFVSIALLSILIIYGWAIYPVDVPMDLMARRQPPSMIYWFGTDSLGRDLWLRCFQGMTTSLQIGLIAAFASGLLAMLTASLCAVNKTLDYLIRGLIDSMLALPHLLLLVLICFTLGGGKQGVILAVAFTHWPKLALILRAEILRIRETDYVMLSHRLGNSNFYRWRHHLLPLLLPQWIVGTLLMFPHAVLHSAALSFLGFGLSPHEPSLGILLADALRYLSSGAWWLAFFPGLILVGLVLIFDQFARSLQQLWVRIT; encoded by the coding sequence ATGACTTATAACCCGAACCGGGCGTTGTTCCGGCTGTTTGTCTCAATAGCACTATTATCCATTCTGATCATTTATGGGTGGGCCATCTATCCCGTTGACGTTCCAATGGATTTGATGGCTCGTCGTCAGCCGCCATCGATGATCTACTGGTTCGGCACTGACAGTTTAGGGCGTGATCTGTGGCTGCGCTGTTTTCAGGGCATGACCACCAGCTTGCAGATTGGCCTAATTGCCGCCTTTGCCAGTGGCTTGTTGGCGATGCTCACCGCCAGTCTATGTGCGGTGAATAAAACGCTGGATTATCTGATTCGTGGGCTGATTGACAGCATGTTAGCACTGCCACATTTGCTGCTGTTAGTGCTGATTTGCTTCACCTTGGGCGGCGGAAAACAGGGGGTTATTCTGGCGGTGGCATTCACCCACTGGCCCAAACTGGCCTTGATTCTACGGGCGGAAATTTTACGTATTCGTGAAACTGATTATGTGATGCTTTCTCATCGGCTGGGTAACAGTAATTTTTACCGCTGGCGTCATCATCTGCTACCGTTATTACTACCGCAGTGGATTGTTGGCACCCTATTGATGTTCCCCCATGCGGTGTTACACAGCGCAGCACTCAGTTTTCTCGGCTTTGGGTTGTCACCTCATGAGCCGTCATTGGGGATATTATTAGCCGATGCATTACGCTATCTGAGTAGTGGGGCATGGTGGCTGGCATTTTTCCCCGGATTGATTTTGGTGGGATTAGTGCTGATATTTGACCAGTTTGCCCGATCACTGCAACAGCTCTGGGTGAGGATAACCTGA
- a CDS encoding ABC transporter permease — MKGISFFALRLICLLLVTAVGTFTLLSFSPVDPIRAYIGSELLHVPPEQYPLIAARWGLDLPLWQRFLHWFSQVVQGDLGYSMLYNAPVSQVIGERFATSFALLLSAWLFSGIVGLLLGLTAGRYLNRWPDRAISSLSYLLASLPTFWIGLLLLSLFAVKLNWAPICCAWTPGSNAETAGWGDKLHHLILPMLALGLLGVGNIALHTRARVAEVMNSEFIRYAQAQGDKGWSLVNFHILRHAITPALCLQFASVGELLGGSLLAEKVFAYPGLGQATIDAGLHGDIPLLMGIVMFCAILVFCGNSVANVLLHRLNRGAARP; from the coding sequence ATGAAGGGCATCTCGTTTTTTGCTCTGCGCTTAATTTGCCTGCTGTTGGTCACCGCGGTGGGCACCTTTACGCTACTGAGCTTCTCCCCCGTCGATCCCATCCGCGCCTACATTGGCAGTGAGCTGCTACATGTACCACCGGAGCAATATCCGCTGATTGCAGCGCGGTGGGGGCTGGATTTACCGCTATGGCAGCGATTCCTACACTGGTTTAGCCAGGTCGTACAAGGGGATTTGGGCTATTCGATGCTGTACAACGCGCCGGTTTCACAGGTGATCGGCGAGCGGTTTGCAACCTCATTCGCGTTACTGCTTTCGGCGTGGTTGTTCTCAGGTATTGTTGGGTTACTGCTGGGGCTAACGGCGGGGCGCTATCTCAATCGCTGGCCAGATCGTGCTATCTCATCGCTCTCCTATTTGCTGGCCTCGCTGCCCACCTTCTGGATTGGTCTATTGCTGCTGTCACTGTTCGCGGTAAAGCTGAATTGGGCACCGATTTGTTGTGCATGGACACCGGGTAGTAACGCCGAGACCGCCGGTTGGGGCGACAAACTGCACCATCTTATTTTGCCGATGCTAGCTCTGGGGCTATTGGGGGTCGGCAACATCGCCCTGCATACCCGCGCCCGGGTGGCCGAGGTGATGAACAGTGAATTTATTCGTTATGCACAAGCGCAGGGGGATAAAGGCTGGTCGTTGGTGAATTTCCATATTTTACGCCATGCGATAACCCCGGCACTTTGTCTGCAATTCGCTTCAGTGGGGGAGCTGTTGGGGGGATCGTTACTCGCTGAAAAAGTCTTCGCCTATCCCGGCCTAGGGCAGGCGACTATTGATGCCGGGCTACATGGTGATATTCCGCTATTGATGGGGATCGTGATGTTTTGCGCCATCCTGGTTTTCTGCGGTAACAGTGTGGCCAATGTCCTGTTACACCGTCTGAACAGGGGGGCCGCACGGCCATGA
- a CDS encoding ABC transporter substrate-binding protein, translating to MSKRLWLRNTLLTATLLSALSISVSAATPHTLQLAIGDEPTEGFDPMLGWSHGSYLLLHSPLLKQNEDLSWNSFLLSQYKSSDDGKTWLLTLKPDLKFSDGSPLTAKDVAFTYNNAAASGGKVDMGNFLSAEEIDPLNVRIQLKAPQSTFVNVLGSLGIVSADKYDAKTYAQKPIGAGPYRLVSFQPGQQMIVEANPYYAGSKNDFDKLIFVFLDEDSAFAAAQSGQLGVVRIPPSMAAGPVNNMKLWVRPSVENRGIVFPTTPAGKKDAHGDPIGNDVTADIAIRRAINYAINRQLLASQIMEGHAIPAYTGVQGLPWNNPDSVIKDGDSETAKQILEQAGWKLNQEGIREKSGVPAKITLWYASGDTTRRDLAQAVRSMLKPIGIDVDLKSGSWETVERNMHANPTLFGWGSLDPMELYHHYSSKAAGVEYYNPGYYQNPVVDKHLQQALDAPTWEQAVPFWQQVDWDGATGAGIRGDAAWAWLLNIQHTYLANNCVDLGKGAPEIHGSWSLLNSLDSWKWICQ from the coding sequence ATGTCTAAACGTCTATGGCTCCGCAATACCTTACTGACCGCCACTTTATTGAGTGCATTATCTATTTCGGTCAGCGCTGCAACCCCCCACACACTACAACTGGCTATCGGTGATGAACCAACCGAAGGTTTTGATCCCATGTTAGGGTGGAGTCATGGCAGCTATTTGCTACTGCACAGCCCCTTGCTGAAACAGAATGAAGATCTTAGCTGGAATAGTTTTTTGCTGAGTCAGTATAAGAGCAGTGACGATGGTAAAACCTGGTTACTGACACTCAAACCCGATCTTAAATTCTCTGATGGCTCGCCGCTGACAGCCAAAGATGTGGCCTTTACTTACAACAATGCCGCTGCCAGTGGCGGGAAAGTTGATATGGGTAACTTCCTCAGTGCCGAAGAGATCGACCCGCTCAATGTACGTATCCAACTGAAAGCCCCACAAAGTACTTTTGTGAATGTATTGGGTTCACTGGGGATTGTTTCAGCCGATAAATACGATGCTAAAACATATGCGCAAAAACCTATTGGTGCCGGCCCCTACCGCTTAGTCAGTTTCCAACCCGGTCAGCAGATGATTGTGGAGGCGAATCCTTACTATGCGGGGAGTAAAAACGATTTTGACAAGTTGATTTTTGTCTTCCTTGATGAAGATAGCGCCTTCGCAGCAGCACAAAGTGGGCAATTAGGTGTGGTACGTATTCCCCCATCAATGGCGGCAGGCCCGGTCAATAACATGAAGTTATGGGTCAGACCAAGTGTCGAAAACCGTGGCATTGTGTTCCCGACCACGCCAGCGGGTAAAAAAGATGCCCATGGTGACCCCATTGGGAATGATGTCACGGCTGATATTGCGATTCGCCGGGCGATTAACTACGCCATCAACCGCCAGCTACTGGCCTCGCAAATCATGGAGGGCCATGCTATCCCGGCCTATACCGGCGTGCAGGGGCTACCATGGAATAATCCAGATTCGGTCATCAAGGATGGTGATAGCGAAACAGCCAAACAGATTTTGGAGCAAGCTGGCTGGAAGCTGAACCAAGAGGGCATTCGGGAAAAGAGTGGTGTGCCAGCAAAAATAACCCTTTGGTATGCCAGTGGTGATACTACGCGCCGTGATTTAGCGCAGGCCGTTCGCTCGATGCTAAAACCTATCGGCATTGATGTTGATTTAAAATCAGGCAGTTGGGAAACCGTAGAGCGAAATATGCATGCCAATCCCACCCTGTTTGGCTGGGGCAGTTTGGACCCAATGGAGCTGTACCATCACTACAGCAGCAAAGCGGCGGGCGTGGAGTATTACAATCCGGGCTATTACCAGAATCCGGTGGTAGATAAACATCTGCAACAGGCACTGGATGCCCCCACTTGGGAACAAGCGGTGCCATTCTGGCAGCAGGTGGATTGGGATGGAGCCACGGGGGCTGGCATTCGTGGCGATGCGGCCTGGGCATGGTTGCTGAATATTCAGCATACATATCTGGCTAATAATTGCGTTGATTTAGGTAAGGGGGCGCCAGAGATCCACGGCTCCTGGTCTCTGCTCAATAGCCTCGATAGTTGGAAATGGATTTGCCAGTAA
- the cspE gene encoding transcription antiterminator/RNA stability regulator CspE, whose amino-acid sequence MSNKMTGLVKWFDAGKGFGFISPADGSKDVFVHFSAIQGTDYKTLDEGQNVEFSIEQGQKGPSAVNVVAL is encoded by the coding sequence ATGTCTAATAAAATGACTGGTTTAGTAAAATGGTTTGATGCTGGTAAAGGTTTTGGTTTTATCTCTCCTGCTGACGGTAGCAAAGATGTATTCGTACATTTCTCTGCAATCCAAGGCACTGATTACAAAACTCTTGATGAAGGCCAGAACGTAGAGTTCAGCATCGAACAGGGTCAGAAAGGCCCTTCAGCTGTAAACGTAGTAGCGCTGTAA
- a CDS encoding MbeD/MobD family mobilization/exclusion protein: MTMRELEVQFLNAMSELQSTFEKQHQTWQASYTALQYELEQSKARETALRAKNDMLLRKLNTANTLPEQHSLVRQIKMLGAHLDALAKDAAAFNHHLNNQQRNSDNFSGNTP, encoded by the coding sequence ATGACAATGCGAGAGCTTGAAGTCCAGTTTCTTAATGCAATGAGTGAGTTGCAGTCAACTTTTGAGAAGCAGCATCAGACATGGCAGGCAAGTTATACCGCACTGCAATATGAGCTGGAGCAGTCAAAAGCACGAGAGACAGCATTGCGTGCTAAAAATGATATGTTGCTTAGAAAACTCAATACCGCGAACACCTTGCCAGAGCAACATTCGCTGGTCAGACAGATAAAAATGCTGGGTGCCCATCTTGATGCGCTGGCGAAAGATGCCGCAGCGTTCAACCATCATCTGAATAATCAGCAGAGAAACAGTGATAACTTCAGTGGCAATACCCCTTAA
- a CDS encoding DUF1198 domain-containing protein, translating to MTWIIIAVLIVVFIVGYRVLTSDTRKAVDTLANLLKIKPIYIESMLQEMGQRQTQMFIRSTSNGYAEDVRKAAYLVFIYQTFIKDPSDENVMQWRNTLVRAHISPMLTAEHTEAALFYFAELDLDAFELAQFRRHYNLHFNQEADAVLH from the coding sequence ATGACGTGGATAATTATTGCTGTTCTGATCGTGGTTTTTATTGTGGGCTACCGTGTATTGACATCAGATACCCGTAAGGCTGTGGATACGCTGGCTAATTTACTGAAGATAAAACCCATATATATTGAGTCGATGTTGCAAGAGATGGGGCAACGTCAAACTCAAATGTTTATCCGCTCCACCAGCAATGGTTACGCCGAGGATGTTAGAAAGGCGGCATATCTGGTTTTCATCTATCAGACCTTTATTAAAGATCCCTCCGACGAAAATGTAATGCAATGGCGAAACACGCTGGTTCGCGCACATATATCCCCAATGCTAACGGCCGAACACACTGAAGCGGCATTGTTCTATTTTGCTGAGCTGGATTTAGATGCCTTTGAATTGGCGCAATTCCGCCGCCACTATAATCTGCATTTTAATCAGGAAGCTGACGCCGTATTGCATTGA
- a CDS encoding DUF2002 family protein yields the protein MYLRPDEVARVLESAGFERDYTVDQAYGYRKAGHYVYVNREARMGRTALVIHPAQKDKSLLFATPTATIRISDKYVEFPLYLAGEAADRYGIAHGFSSREILLRYLNSMFQTI from the coding sequence ATGTATTTACGGCCAGATGAAGTGGCTAGAGTGCTGGAGAGTGCCGGCTTTGAGCGGGATTATACGGTTGATCAGGCTTACGGTTATCGGAAAGCGGGACACTATGTTTATGTGAATCGTGAAGCTCGCATGGGTAGGACTGCTTTGGTTATCCACCCCGCGCAAAAAGATAAAAGTTTGCTGTTTGCCACACCGACAGCCACTATTCGTATCAGTGATAAGTATGTTGAGTTTCCACTCTATCTGGCGGGGGAAGCCGCAGATCGCTACGGTATTGCTCACGGTTTTAGTTCAAGGGAAATATTATTGCGCTACCTGAACAGCATGTTTCAGACCATTTAG
- the asr gene encoding acid resistance repetitive basic protein Asr, with translation MKKVLAMIVAATMGLSSVAFAAETTATAAAPATTTTTAAPAVEKAAPAKATQHKKHKATKQTTEQKAQAAKAKKHEKKAAVQKAQAAKKQVKKAPAQKAQAAKKHHKAAKKSVTAPAA, from the coding sequence ATGAAAAAAGTATTAGCGATGATCGTTGCTGCAACTATGGGTCTGTCTTCTGTTGCTTTCGCTGCTGAAACGACTGCAACTGCTGCGGCACCAGCGACTACCACTACTACTGCGGCACCCGCTGTAGAGAAAGCTGCACCAGCTAAAGCAACTCAACATAAAAAGCATAAAGCCACCAAACAAACAACAGAGCAGAAAGCACAAGCTGCTAAAGCTAAAAAACACGAGAAAAAAGCCGCAGTACAAAAAGCACAGGCTGCTAAAAAACAGGTGAAAAAAGCGCCAGCTCAAAAAGCACAAGCCGCTAAAAAACATCACAAAGCGGCTAAAAAATCAGTAACAGCTCCAGCTGCATAA
- a CDS encoding DUF883 family protein, producing MFKKSEKIERDLDQDVTLLADTLDDVLRSSGEKTKEELTKVRQNAEGVLRDARARFSGSTSLKQHARDVAGNADNYIRDKPWQGVGIGAAVGIVLGVLLARR from the coding sequence ATGTTCAAAAAATCAGAAAAAATCGAAAGAGACCTCGATCAAGATGTGACCCTTCTGGCAGATACTCTCGACGATGTCTTGCGCTCATCAGGTGAGAAAACCAAAGAGGAGCTGACCAAGGTGCGCCAAAATGCCGAAGGGGTTTTACGTGATGCTCGAGCGCGGTTCAGTGGCTCGACCAGCCTTAAGCAGCATGCCCGCGATGTGGCCGGCAATGCAGATAACTATATCCGCGATAAGCCATGGCAAGGTGTCGGTATTGGTGCCGCCGTCGGTATCGTACTGGGTGTGCTGCTGGCACGCCGCTAA
- a CDS encoding PLP-dependent aminotransferase family protein, which translates to MMKVFSRLLNLDRQQNEPVYRQIYQRIKDAIVQGALLPNTRVPSVRALASEVGVARGTVENAYAQLIAEGFLQSRGQGGTYVSAQLLDAPLLPLNSVAEGRQPIAVNHALSANRMMALPFQLGLPALDAFPRAQWGRMMAKQLHSLTAASLGHPPATGLPALRASIAHYLQLSRGFSCQPEQVFICAGYQSLLDLVVSSLLKPGDCGWLEDPGYPATQQLIREAGLIPHPVRVDDEGMDVSAATQCCPQARFAIITPAHQSPLGVALSLVRRMALLDWAEQQQSWIIEDDYDSEFRYQGRPLPPLKSMDRQGRVLYAGTFSKVMFPALRLAYLVVPPALVAVFNHRCQLRTCACPPLIQASVAEFMNQGHFYRHLKRMRHLYAERREMLSVSLMRQLAGIVEVERQSGGIQLLARLDSRFVDRVVAAEAQRQGLAIQALSDWALAERVGGNQENGLLMGFTNLTSVTETDQLVARLAKIVSALSEG; encoded by the coding sequence ATGATGAAGGTGTTTTCGCGCCTGTTGAATTTGGATCGTCAACAAAACGAGCCGGTTTATCGCCAGATTTATCAACGTATTAAAGATGCGATTGTTCAGGGCGCACTGCTACCTAATACTCGGGTGCCCTCGGTTCGGGCGCTGGCCAGTGAAGTGGGGGTCGCGCGCGGGACTGTGGAAAACGCCTATGCCCAATTGATTGCCGAGGGCTTTTTACAAAGCCGTGGGCAGGGGGGAACTTACGTTTCAGCCCAGCTGCTTGATGCCCCTTTGCTGCCATTGAACAGTGTAGCTGAAGGCCGTCAACCCATTGCCGTCAACCATGCATTATCAGCTAATCGTATGATGGCGCTGCCGTTTCAGTTGGGGCTACCAGCACTGGATGCCTTCCCGCGCGCGCAATGGGGGCGAATGATGGCTAAACAGCTGCATAGCTTGACCGCCGCATCACTCGGGCACCCTCCCGCCACCGGATTACCCGCCTTACGTGCATCAATTGCTCACTATTTGCAGCTCTCACGGGGGTTTAGTTGCCAACCGGAACAAGTATTTATCTGCGCTGGTTATCAATCGCTACTGGATTTGGTGGTCAGTAGCTTACTGAAACCCGGTGATTGTGGCTGGCTGGAAGATCCCGGCTACCCAGCGACTCAACAGCTGATCCGCGAAGCGGGATTGATTCCACATCCAGTGAGGGTGGATGACGAAGGCATGGATGTGAGCGCCGCCACTCAGTGTTGCCCGCAGGCGCGTTTTGCCATTATCACACCGGCACATCAAAGCCCATTAGGTGTGGCGCTCAGTTTAGTGCGGCGCATGGCGCTACTGGATTGGGCTGAGCAGCAGCAATCCTGGATCATTGAGGATGATTATGACAGTGAGTTCCGCTATCAGGGCCGACCACTGCCTCCGCTGAAAAGTATGGATAGGCAAGGGCGGGTACTCTATGCCGGAACATTTAGCAAAGTGATGTTTCCAGCACTGCGGCTGGCCTATCTGGTGGTGCCCCCCGCGCTGGTGGCGGTATTTAATCACCGTTGCCAATTGCGCACCTGCGCCTGCCCGCCATTGATACAGGCCAGTGTGGCGGAATTTATGAATCAGGGGCATTTTTATCGCCACCTTAAACGGATGCGCCACCTCTATGCAGAGCGTCGCGAAATGTTATCCGTCAGTCTGATGCGACAACTTGCGGGTATCGTCGAGGTTGAACGGCAGTCGGGTGGCATTCAATTACTGGCGCGGCTGGATAGCCGTTTTGTTGATCGGGTTGTTGCCGCAGAGGCTCAGCGCCAAGGGCTGGCGATTCAGGCTCTATCAGACTGGGCGCTGGCAGAGAGAGTGGGCGGCAACCAAGAGAATGGCCTGCTAATGGGCTTTACTAATTTGACGTCAGTGACAGAAACCGATCAACTGGTGGCACGGCTGGCAAAAATAGTCAGCGCTTTATCTGAGGGATAG
- a CDS encoding carboxymuconolactone decarboxylase family protein: MVKQRLYFSELSPATYKALVNTSLTLDKSSLPKAMIELIFMRVSQINGCAFCLDMHGKFLRANGFDNAKMDTIAGWRLSHAFSEAERAALDWAEAVTNITTSGTPDHIFDALKAHFTDAEISDLTFAISIMNAFNRLAVSLRQ, translated from the coding sequence ATGGTTAAGCAGCGCCTCTATTTTTCCGAACTCTCTCCAGCCACCTACAAAGCACTGGTAAACACCTCCCTCACGCTGGATAAAAGTTCGTTGCCAAAAGCAATGATCGAATTGATTTTTATGCGGGTTTCACAAATTAACGGCTGTGCGTTCTGTCTGGATATGCACGGTAAATTTTTACGGGCCAATGGCTTTGATAACGCCAAAATGGATACGATCGCTGGGTGGCGGCTGAGTCATGCTTTCAGTGAAGCTGAACGGGCGGCACTGGATTGGGCAGAAGCGGTCACTAACATCACCACCAGCGGCACACCTGATCATATTTTCGACGCCTTGAAGGCCCATTTTACTGATGCCGAAATTTCTGACTTAACTTTTGCTATCAGCATCATGAATGCATTTAACCGGTTAGCCGTCAGTCTGCGCCAGTAA
- the nrdH gene encoding glutaredoxin-like protein NrdH — protein MSIIIYSKPDCVQCNATYRALDKQGIAYQVIDLTEDMQALTHVKSLGYQQVPVIIAGDDHWSGFRPDKISALAQAVSA, from the coding sequence ATGAGCATTATTATTTACAGTAAACCCGATTGTGTCCAGTGCAATGCCACCTACCGGGCTTTGGATAAACAGGGAATCGCTTATCAGGTCATTGATTTAACAGAAGATATGCAGGCATTAACTCACGTTAAATCCCTTGGCTATCAGCAAGTGCCGGTGATTATTGCCGGTGATGACCATTGGTCTGGCTTTCGTCCCGATAAAATAAGCGCACTGGCTCAAGCTGTCAGTGCCTGA
- the nrdI gene encoding class Ib ribonucleoside-diphosphate reductase assembly flavoprotein NrdI has product MNPLVYFSSSSQNTHRFIGKLELPAIRIPIAGARGKLRVEQPYILLVPSYGGGSPVGTVPIQVIRFLNDPHNRSLIRGVIAAGNTNFGDAYCLAGKIISQKCQVPYLYRFELLGTAEDVANVRKGVTEFWQRQN; this is encoded by the coding sequence ATGAACCCGCTGGTCTATTTTTCCAGTTCGTCACAGAACACCCACCGTTTTATCGGGAAGCTCGAACTCCCTGCGATACGAATCCCCATTGCGGGGGCGCGGGGAAAATTACGGGTCGAGCAACCCTATATTTTGTTAGTACCCAGTTATGGCGGCGGCAGCCCGGTAGGCACAGTGCCGATTCAGGTCATTCGGTTTCTCAATGATCCCCATAACCGTTCACTGATTCGCGGTGTCATTGCCGCGGGTAACACTAATTTTGGCGACGCCTACTGCCTGGCGGGAAAAATCATCTCGCAAAAATGTCAGGTGCCTTATCTGTATCGTTTTGAACTACTGGGTACAGCTGAAGATGTGGCAAACGTGCGCAAGGGAGTAACTGAATTTTGGCAACGACAGAACTGA
- the nrdE gene encoding class 1b ribonucleoside-diphosphate reductase subunit alpha, whose protein sequence is MATTELKITDPSNSELDYHSLNAMLNLYDADGHIQFDKDRLAARQYFLQHVNQNTVFFHNLQEKLNYLIEEEYYEKEVLDQYDFSFIKSLFQQAYSKKFRFPTFLGAFKYYTSYTLKTFDGKRYLERYEDRVCMVALTLAAGNPQLARELVEEIISGRFQPATPTFLNCGKKQRGELVSCFLLRIEDNMESIGRSINSALQLSKRGGGVAFLLSNIREVGAPIKRIENQSSGVIPIMKMLEDAFSYANQLGARQGAGAVYLHAHHPDILRFLDTKRENADEKVRIKTLSLGVVIPDITFELAKNSEDMYLFSPYDVEQVYGVPMSEISISEKYREMVDNKRIRKSKIKAREFFQILAEIQFESGYPYMMFEDTVNRANPIKGRINMSNLCSEILQVNSPTEYNDDLSYRHIGKDISCNLGSLNIAHTMDSPDFGKSIETAIRGLTAVSDMSNIRSVPSIEKGNQESHAIGLGQMNLHGYLARERIFYGSEEALDFTNIYFYTVVYHAIRASNLLAIERGCHFKGFDESAYASGSYFTKYIAQRWQPKTAKVEALFADVGITIPDQQDWAALRQSVMEHGIYNQNLQAVPPTGSISYINHSTSSIHPIVSPIEIRKEGKIGRVYYPAPYMTNDNLEYYQDAYQIGPEKIIDTYAEATQHVDQGLSLTLFFRDTATTRDINRAQIYAWKRGIKTIYYIRLRQMALEGTEVEGCVSCSL, encoded by the coding sequence TTGGCAACGACAGAACTGAAAATCACCGATCCATCCAACAGCGAGCTTGATTATCACTCACTGAATGCGATGCTGAACCTCTATGACGCAGACGGGCATATCCAATTTGATAAAGACCGGCTGGCAGCGCGGCAATATTTCTTGCAGCACGTCAATCAAAACACCGTGTTCTTCCATAATTTGCAGGAGAAACTCAACTACCTGATTGAGGAGGAGTATTACGAAAAAGAGGTTCTGGATCAGTATGACTTCAGCTTTATCAAGAGCCTATTCCAGCAAGCTTATAGCAAAAAATTCCGCTTCCCGACTTTCCTTGGCGCGTTTAAGTATTACACCAGCTATACCCTGAAAACCTTTGATGGCAAACGCTATTTGGAGCGCTATGAAGATCGCGTTTGCATGGTTGCGCTGACACTGGCGGCCGGTAACCCACAACTGGCGCGGGAGTTGGTCGAGGAGATAATCTCTGGCCGCTTCCAACCCGCCACCCCGACCTTCCTCAATTGCGGTAAAAAGCAGCGCGGTGAACTGGTCTCCTGCTTCTTGTTGCGCATTGAAGACAATATGGAGTCCATTGGTCGCTCAATAAACTCGGCGCTGCAGTTGTCTAAACGTGGCGGCGGGGTGGCTTTCTTGCTGAGCAATATTCGTGAAGTCGGTGCGCCTATCAAGCGGATTGAAAATCAGTCCTCCGGGGTCATTCCCATCATGAAAATGCTGGAAGATGCTTTCTCTTACGCCAATCAATTGGGGGCGCGACAAGGTGCGGGGGCAGTCTATCTCCATGCCCATCATCCCGATATTTTGCGTTTTCTCGATACCAAACGGGAAAATGCTGATGAAAAAGTGCGCATTAAAACCCTGTCACTGGGGGTGGTTATCCCGGATATCACCTTTGAGCTGGCGAAAAATAGTGAGGATATGTACCTATTTTCGCCTTATGACGTAGAGCAGGTCTACGGCGTGCCAATGTCAGAGATCAGCATCAGCGAAAAATACCGCGAAATGGTTGATAACAAACGCATCCGTAAAAGCAAGATCAAGGCGCGCGAGTTCTTCCAGATCCTGGCAGAGATTCAGTTTGAGTCCGGCTACCCCTATATGATGTTTGAAGATACGGTGAATCGCGCCAACCCAATCAAAGGCCGGATCAATATGAGTAATCTGTGCTCAGAGATCTTGCAGGTTAATTCACCTACCGAATATAACGACGACCTCAGCTATCGTCATATTGGCAAAGATATCTCCTGTAATTTGGGTTCACTGAATATCGCCCACACCATGGATTCACCAGACTTTGGTAAATCCATTGAAACCGCCATTCGTGGATTAACCGCAGTCTCTGACATGAGCAATATTCGCTCAGTACCCTCAATTGAAAAAGGCAATCAGGAGTCCCACGCTATTGGCCTCGGGCAGATGAATCTGCACGGTTATCTGGCGCGCGAGCGCATTTTTTACGGCTCAGAAGAGGCGCTGGATTTCACCAATATCTACTTCTATACCGTGGTGTACCATGCGATCCGGGCATCTAACCTGCTGGCAATAGAGCGCGGTTGCCACTTTAAGGGCTTTGATGAGTCGGCTTATGCTTCGGGTAGCTATTTCACTAAATATATCGCACAGCGCTGGCAGCCTAAAACCGCCAAGGTAGAGGCGCTGTTTGCCGATGTAGGCATTACAATTCCCGACCAGCAAGATTGGGCCGCCCTGCGCCAATCCGTGATGGAACACGGCATCTATAATCAGAACTTGCAGGCCGTGCCGCCAACTGGTTCAATTTCATATATCAATCATTCGACATCAAGCATTCACCCAATTGTCTCTCCAATTGAGATCCGCAAAGAGGGCAAGATTGGTCGCGTCTACTATCCCGCACCTTATATGACCAACGACAATCTTGAGTATTATCAAGATGCTTATCAGATAGGGCCGGAGAAAATCATCGATACCTACGCCGAGGCGACTCAGCATGTCGATCAGGGGCTATCACTGACACTCTTCTTCCGCGATACCGCCACCACCCGCGATATTAACAGAGCGCAGATATATGCCTGGAAGAGAGGGATTAAAACTATTTATTACATTCGGCTGCGTCAGATGGCGCTGGAAGGCACGGAAGTCGAAGGTTGTGTTTCCTGCTCGCTGTAA